A single window of Grus americana isolate bGruAme1 chromosome 10, bGruAme1.mat, whole genome shotgun sequence DNA harbors:
- the SQOR gene encoding sulfide:quinone oxidoreductase, mitochondrial isoform X2: MSVIGVASSCSCLCPGVWLLKPGMQKMSSFSLHTAARCAAKDYYEVLVLGGGAGGITMSARMKRKVGAGNVAVVEPSKTHYYQPLWTLVGGGAKQLATSARPTGSIMPKGVEWIQSRVAALDPDKNCVWLENDIKTGKRSKANIMFNTSLGVIFGVKKYADALLEIIKERNIAVNYKRNLVEVRADKQEAVFENLDKPGVTEVHQYEMLHVTPPMGPPDVLINSPVSDEIGWVDVDKETLQHKRYPNVFGIGDCTNLPTSKTAAAVAAQSGVLDKTISLVMKNQLPTKKYDGYTSCPLVTGYNKVILAEFDYAAQPLETFPIDQSKERVTMYHMKADMMPFLYWNALLKGYWGGPAPLRKLMHLGLK, encoded by the exons ATGTCAGTAATTGGAGTAGCGTCCTCCTGTTCCTGTCTCTGTCCTGGTGTATGGCTGCTGAAACCAGGAATGCAGAAGATGAGCTCCTTCAGCTTACATACAGCAGCCAGGTGTGCTGCCAAGGATTATTATGAAGTACTTGTGTTGGGTGGAGGTGCTGGTGGAATCACCATGAGTGCTCGGATGAAGAGGAAAGTGGGGGCAGGAAATGTGGCCGTTGTTGAGCCAAGTAAG ACTCATTACTATCAGCCACTGTGGACCCTGGTTGGCGGTGGTGCAAAGCAGCTGGCAACTTCAGCACGTCCAACAGGAAGCATAATGCCTAAAGGTGTTGAGTGGATCCAATCTCGAGTTGCAGCATTGGATCCAGATAAGAACTGTGTCTGGCTGGAGAATGATATCAAg ACAGGAAAGCGTTCCAAAGCAAACATAATGTTCAACACTTCGCTTGGTGTCATTTTTGGTGTTAAGAAGTATGCTGATGCATTGCTTGAAATAATAAAGGAGAGGAATATTGCTGTTAACTATAAGCGCAACCTTGTAGAAGTTCGAGCAGACAAGCAGGAAGCTGTGTTTGAAAACTTGGACAAACCTGGAGTGACTGAAGTTCATCAG TATGAAATGCTTCATGTCACACCCCCGATGGGGCCACCTGATGTACTCATCAACAGTCCTGTCTCAGATGAAATTGGTTGGGTGGATGTAGATAAGGAAACTCTACAACATAAAAGGTATCCTAATGTATTTGGTATTGGAGACTGCACCAACCTTCCAACATCAAAGACTGCTGCAGCTGTAG CTGCCCAGTCTGGAGTGCTTGATAAAACTATTTCCCTGGTAATGAAGAACCAGTTGCCAACTAAAAAG TATGATGGATATACTTCCTGCCCGCTAGTAACAGGCTACAACAAGGTGATTCTAGCAGAATTTGACTATGCTGCTCAGCCTTTGGAGACCTTTCCTATTGACCAGAGTAAGGAGAGAGTAACCATGTATCATATGAAAGCTGATATGATGCCTTTTCTCTATTGGAACGCACTACTTAA GGGATACTGGGGAGGACCAGCTCCTCTCAGGAAGCTAATGCATCTGGGCTTGAAGTAA
- the SQOR gene encoding sulfide:quinone oxidoreductase, mitochondrial isoform X1: MSVIGVASSCSCLCPGVWLLKPGMQKMSSFSLHTAARCAAKDYYEVLVLGGGAGGITMSARMKRKVGAGNVAVVEPSKTHYYQPLWTLVGGGAKQLATSARPTGSIMPKGVEWIQSRVAALDPDKNCVWLENDIKISYKYLIIALGISLHYEKIKGLPEGFHHPKIGSNYSVHTVEKTWKALQDFKEGNAIFTFPNTPVKCAGAPQKIMYLSEAYWRKTGKRSKANIMFNTSLGVIFGVKKYADALLEIIKERNIAVNYKRNLVEVRADKQEAVFENLDKPGVTEVHQYEMLHVTPPMGPPDVLINSPVSDEIGWVDVDKETLQHKRYPNVFGIGDCTNLPTSKTAAAVAAQSGVLDKTISLVMKNQLPTKKYDGYTSCPLVTGYNKVILAEFDYAAQPLETFPIDQSKERVTMYHMKADMMPFLYWNALLKGYWGGPAPLRKLMHLGLK; encoded by the exons ATGTCAGTAATTGGAGTAGCGTCCTCCTGTTCCTGTCTCTGTCCTGGTGTATGGCTGCTGAAACCAGGAATGCAGAAGATGAGCTCCTTCAGCTTACATACAGCAGCCAGGTGTGCTGCCAAGGATTATTATGAAGTACTTGTGTTGGGTGGAGGTGCTGGTGGAATCACCATGAGTGCTCGGATGAAGAGGAAAGTGGGGGCAGGAAATGTGGCCGTTGTTGAGCCAAGTAAG ACTCATTACTATCAGCCACTGTGGACCCTGGTTGGCGGTGGTGCAAAGCAGCTGGCAACTTCAGCACGTCCAACAGGAAGCATAATGCCTAAAGGTGTTGAGTGGATCCAATCTCGAGTTGCAGCATTGGATCCAGATAAGAACTGTGTCTGGCTGGAGAATGATATCAAg ATATCTTACAAGTATCTGATAATTGCCCTTGGGATTAGTCTGCATTATGAAAAG atCAAAGGCTTGCCTGAGGGTTTTCATCACCCTAAAATAGGTTCCAATTATTCAGTTCATACGGTAGAGAAAACATGGAAAGCTTTACAAGATTTCAAGGAAGGAAATGCTATCTTCACTTTTCCAAATACTCCGGTGAAATGTGCAGGGGCTCCTCAGAAGATCATGTATTTATCAGAGGCCTACTGGAGGAAA ACAGGAAAGCGTTCCAAAGCAAACATAATGTTCAACACTTCGCTTGGTGTCATTTTTGGTGTTAAGAAGTATGCTGATGCATTGCTTGAAATAATAAAGGAGAGGAATATTGCTGTTAACTATAAGCGCAACCTTGTAGAAGTTCGAGCAGACAAGCAGGAAGCTGTGTTTGAAAACTTGGACAAACCTGGAGTGACTGAAGTTCATCAG TATGAAATGCTTCATGTCACACCCCCGATGGGGCCACCTGATGTACTCATCAACAGTCCTGTCTCAGATGAAATTGGTTGGGTGGATGTAGATAAGGAAACTCTACAACATAAAAGGTATCCTAATGTATTTGGTATTGGAGACTGCACCAACCTTCCAACATCAAAGACTGCTGCAGCTGTAG CTGCCCAGTCTGGAGTGCTTGATAAAACTATTTCCCTGGTAATGAAGAACCAGTTGCCAACTAAAAAG TATGATGGATATACTTCCTGCCCGCTAGTAACAGGCTACAACAAGGTGATTCTAGCAGAATTTGACTATGCTGCTCAGCCTTTGGAGACCTTTCCTATTGACCAGAGTAAGGAGAGAGTAACCATGTATCATATGAAAGCTGATATGATGCCTTTTCTCTATTGGAACGCACTACTTAA GGGATACTGGGGAGGACCAGCTCCTCTCAGGAAGCTAATGCATCTGGGCTTGAAGTAA